One Romboutsia sp. 13368 genomic window carries:
- the gpr gene encoding GPR endopeptidase, with product MFSIRTDLALEAKEIYESNEKSIEIPGVKVENKELENCKVSIVEVIDEQGAKIMNKEIGKYITLESNLMKFDDDESREEMITYLRDELIEILGNDKNKKTLVIGLGNWNITSDALGPKSVSKTLVTRHIFKNYNKDYDDDFTEVSALSPGVMGVTGLETSETVKSIVDTIKPDRVIAIDALASRKMERVNATIQISTAGISPGGGVGNKRKALNKEYLGVDVIAIGVPTVVDAATLTSDVLDLAIDNLMSQSHEGENFYNMLKQLKEDEKYNLIKESLDPYDKNLIVTPKDIDETIENLSIIISEGLNRSLHPGRITN from the coding sequence ATGTTTAGTATAAGAACAGACTTAGCATTAGAAGCAAAAGAAATATATGAAAGTAATGAAAAATCTATAGAAATACCTGGGGTAAAAGTAGAAAATAAAGAGTTAGAAAATTGTAAAGTATCAATAGTTGAAGTTATAGATGAACAAGGTGCAAAAATAATGAATAAAGAAATTGGAAAATATATTACCTTAGAAAGTAATCTTATGAAATTTGATGATGATGAATCTAGAGAAGAAATGATTACATACTTAAGAGATGAATTAATAGAGATATTAGGTAATGATAAAAATAAAAAAACTTTAGTTATAGGTCTTGGAAACTGGAATATAACATCTGATGCACTTGGTCCTAAAAGTGTATCTAAAACATTAGTTACAAGACATATATTTAAAAACTATAATAAAGATTATGATGATGATTTTACAGAAGTATCAGCATTAAGCCCAGGTGTTATGGGAGTTACAGGTTTAGAAACAAGTGAAACTGTAAAATCAATAGTAGATACGATAAAACCTGATAGAGTAATTGCTATAGATGCACTAGCATCAAGAAAAATGGAAAGAGTAAATGCAACTATACAAATATCTACAGCTGGGATATCTCCAGGTGGTGGTGTAGGTAATAAAAGGAAAGCACTAAATAAAGAATATTTAGGTGTAGATGTAATAGCTATAGGAGTTCCAACTGTTGTAGATGCAGCTACGTTAACAAGTGATGTACTTGATTTAGCAATTGATAATTTAATGAGTCAATCACATGAAGGTGAAAATTTCTATAATATGTTAAAACAACTTAAGGAAGATGAAAAGTACAACCTTATAAAAGAGTCATTAGATCCTTATGATAAAAATTTAATAGTAACACCTAAGGATATAGATGAAACTATAGAGAATTTATCAATAATAATAAGCGAAGGATTAAATAGGTCTCTCCACCCGGGTAGAATAACCAACTAA
- the spoIIP gene encoding stage II sporulation protein P, with translation MLKKSKKVICIVCVLICILPVVSYSIDKEEFLKFLIDSSYPESSEESEDLKNEDVQESEKTANKDDYIKFHIGEENIPTLNSNNENKEDVSVASSEYKNNIRLTKDKPTMLIYHTHAGETYSDSPEGNYHSQNNKDKSVIEIGTLLTEQLSKKGWGIAHSIKYHDYPKFTESYISSLETVKSMLNNYKSINIALDLHRDGRDLKTNADIQKENERMTTTYNGEKVAKFFFVVGMKNPNVDEVKKLAEDITKFAQSKYPELVLPIVEKPLGKYNQYMAKNHMLIEVGSNGTSSEEAKASAKYIAEILDEYFKQYK, from the coding sequence ATGCTTAAAAAAAGTAAAAAAGTTATATGTATAGTATGTGTTTTAATTTGTATCTTGCCAGTAGTATCTTATAGTATAGATAAAGAAGAATTCCTAAAATTTTTAATAGATTCATCTTATCCTGAATCAAGTGAGGAAAGTGAAGATTTAAAAAATGAAGATGTTCAAGAAAGTGAAAAGACAGCTAATAAAGATGATTATATAAAATTCCATATAGGTGAAGAGAATATACCTACTTTAAATAGTAATAATGAAAATAAAGAAGATGTATCTGTAGCATCTAGTGAATATAAAAATAATATAAGATTAACAAAAGATAAACCTACGATGCTAATATATCATACTCATGCAGGAGAAACATATTCTGATTCTCCAGAAGGGAATTATCATTCTCAAAATAACAAGGACAAATCTGTAATAGAAATTGGAACATTATTAACAGAACAGTTAAGTAAAAAAGGTTGGGGAATTGCCCATAGTATAAAATATCATGACTATCCTAAGTTTACTGAATCTTATATAAGCAGTTTAGAAACTGTAAAATCAATGCTAAATAATTATAAAAGTATAAATATAGCTCTTGATTTACATAGAGATGGTAGAGACTTAAAAACAAATGCTGATATACAAAAAGAAAATGAAAGAATGACTACAACTTATAATGGAGAAAAAGTTGCAAAATTCTTTTTCGTTGTAGGTATGAAAAATCCTAATGTAGATGAAGTAAAAAAATTAGCTGAGGATATAACTAAATTTGCTCAAAGTAAATATCCTGAATTAGTTTTACCTATAGTAGAAAAACCTCTTGGAAAATATAATCAATATATGGCTAAAAATCATATGTTAATAGAAGTAGGAAGTAATGGTACATCTTCAGAAGAAGCAAAGGCTTCAGCAAAATATATTGCAGAAATTTTAGATGAATATTTCAAGCAATATAAATAG
- the hemW gene encoding radical SAM family heme chaperone HemW yields the protein MLGLYVHVPFCAQKCNYCDFNSYKIEEKNQKKDYLTNVAKEMELYKEEFKNKEFTSVFLGGGTPSILNSDELTMLVKSIYKNFNIKKDAEITMECNPGTLNKEKLETIKSLGINRLSMGLQVTQNHHLKYIGRIHTYEQFEKNYKDAIDVGINNINVDLMYSLPNQSFDEWKETLDKIIKLNPSHISAYSLILEEGTKFYDMYMNKEFELNDEEVDINIYKYTIDTLNKNGYHQYEISNYAKEGYECKHNIVYWKCDNYLGLGPGASGYINNYRYSNICDVKGYNKYLEDNKKPLEEKNILSKKDEIEEFIFMGLRMNKGINLDEFYEKFNINFKDKYSNIIEKLKNLNLIIEQNNNITLTQRGREISNTVFVEFID from the coding sequence ATGTTAGGATTATATGTACATGTACCATTTTGTGCACAAAAATGTAACTATTGTGATTTTAACTCTTATAAAATAGAAGAAAAAAATCAGAAAAAAGATTATTTAACAAATGTTGCAAAAGAAATGGAATTATATAAAGAAGAATTTAAAAATAAAGAATTTACTAGTGTATTTTTAGGAGGAGGTACTCCAAGTATATTAAATTCCGATGAATTAACTATGCTTGTGAAAAGTATATATAAGAATTTTAATATAAAAAAAGATGCTGAAATAACTATGGAGTGTAATCCAGGTACTTTAAATAAAGAAAAGCTAGAAACTATAAAATCATTAGGTATAAATAGATTAAGTATGGGACTTCAAGTAACTCAAAATCATCATTTAAAATATATAGGTAGAATACATACATATGAACAATTTGAGAAAAACTATAAAGATGCAATTGATGTAGGTATAAATAATATTAATGTAGATTTAATGTATTCTCTTCCGAATCAATCATTTGATGAGTGGAAAGAAACTTTAGATAAAATAATAAAACTAAATCCATCACATATATCTGCATACTCACTTATATTAGAAGAGGGAACTAAGTTTTATGATATGTATATGAATAAAGAGTTTGAACTTAATGATGAAGAAGTTGATATAAATATATATAAATATACTATAGATACATTGAATAAAAATGGATATCATCAATATGAAATATCTAATTATGCAAAAGAAGGATATGAATGTAAACATAATATAGTTTATTGGAAATGTGATAATTACCTAGGACTAGGACCAGGAGCATCAGGTTACATAAATAATTATAGATATAGTAATATTTGTGATGTTAAAGGATATAATAAGTACTTAGAGGATAATAAAAAACCATTAGAAGAAAAGAATATACTAAGTAAAAAAGATGAAATAGAAGAGTTTATATTTATGGGGCTTAGAATGAATAAAGGCATTAATTTAGATGAATTCTATGAAAAATTTAATATAAATTTTAAGGATAAATACAGTAATATTATAGAAAAATTAAAGAATTTAAACTTAATTATAGAGCAAAATAATAATATAACTTTAACGCAAAGAGGAAGAGAAATATCTAATACTGTATTTGTAGAATTTATAGATTAA
- the hrcA gene encoding heat-inducible transcriptional repressor HrcA — protein MKLNERKLNILKAIVKDYIETAEAVGSRTISKKHDLGISAATIRNEMADLEELGYLIQPHTSAGRVPSEKGYKLYVDMLMSKSELSDEEKKLIQDCIQNNVSHIKDLIQETSKLLSQLTNYTTVAVAKSLNNQNXIKHIQLVSIDDNKILLVVVTNNGDIKKADLTSNIYLDQSKLNIISDNLTRKLLGKSIVEIDERLIAFIKYEIGEYSNLIDGLIDALNFNMSQDEFAFSLNGATNIFNYPEFNDVIKAKSFLNMIEKKETIDSMLKSKGIQKDNVNIIIGSDNDLELAKDCSIVTATYNIDKDLVGKISFIGPTRMDYARIYAIVNYINLLFNKK, from the coding sequence ATGAAGCTTAACGAAAGAAAACTAAATATCCTCAAAGCTATAGTTAAAGATTATATAGAAACTGCCGAGGCGGTAGGGTCTAGAACAATATCTAAAAAACATGATTTAGGAATTAGTGCTGCTACTATAAGAAATGAGATGGCTGACTTAGAAGAATTAGGATATTTAATTCAGCCCCATACTTCTGCAGGRAGAGTTCCGTCAGAAAAAGGATATAAGTTATATGTAGATATGCTTATGAGTAAAAGTGAATTAAGTGATGAAGAGAAAAAGCTTATTCAAGATTGTATACAAAATAATGTAAGCCATATAAAAGACTTAATTCAAGAAACATCAAAGTTGTTATCTCAATTGACTAATTATACAACAGTAGCTGTAGCTAAAAGCTTAAACAATCAAAATRTTATAAAGCACATACAATTAGTAAGTATAGATGATAATAAAATATTGCTAGTTGTTGTAACTAATAATGGTGATATTAAAAAGGCAGACTTAACTAGTAATATTTATTTAGATCAATCTAAATTAAATATAATTTCTGACAATCTAACTAGAAAATTGTTAGGGAAAAGTATAGTAGAGATAGATGAGAGATTAATTGCATTTATAAAGTATGAAATAGGTGAATATTCTAATTTAATAGACGGACTTATAGATGCTCTTAACTTTAATATGTCACAAGATGAATTTGCATTTTCTTTAAATGGAGCAACTAATATATTTAATTATCCAGAGTTTAATGATGTTATAAAAGCTAAATCATTTTTAAATATGATAGAGAAAAAAGAAACAATAGATAGCATGTTAAAATCAAAAGGAATACAAAAGGATAATGTAAATATAATAATAGGTAGTGATAATGACCTTGAATTAGCTAAAGATTGTAGTATAGTTACAGCAACATATAATATTGATAAGGACTTAGTAGGCAAGATTAGCTTTATAGGTCCAACAAGAATGGATTATGCAAGGATTTATGCAATAGTAAATTATATTAATTTATTATTTAATAAAAAATAA
- the holA gene encoding DNA polymerase III subunit delta, which translates to MNYKDIISDIKNRNLKNTYLFYGKEYYLIENALKEIKSTLNDGMVDFNLDIIDGKETTLDQIISTIETLPFMDDRKVVILKDFELLKGKKKNFTDDDEKYFTEYIENTPNTTILVLVVYGDVDKRKSLVKKISKNGVVFNCDKLSDMDLFKWVKKRFELNNVVIDNAQIMYFIEQEGYRDKNSEKTLSDLENEINKISSFVGKENKVTNDIIDQLSQKKVENDIFKLIDYIGEKNSSDAMKILSDMLYEGESVFGIFSMIARQFKVIIQVRQLQLQGHSSKSIADRLKLHPFVVGKALKQTKNFSDEIIIDILNSILESDFKIKNGLVRDTLAIEILISKYCKKDK; encoded by the coding sequence ATGAACTACAAGGATATTATCAGTGATATAAAGAATAGAAATTTAAAAAATACTTATCTTTTTTATGGTAAAGAATATTATTTAATAGAAAATGCACTAAAAGAGATTAAATCAACTTTAAATGATGGAATGGTTGATTTTAACTTAGATATTATAGATGGTAAAGAAACAACTCTAGATCAGATTATAAGTACTATAGAGACACTGCCTTTTATGGATGATAGGAAGGTTGTTATATTAAAAGATTTTGAATTATTAAAAGGTAAAAAGAAGAATTTTACTGATGATGATGAAAAATATTTTACTGAATATATAGAAAATACACCTAACACTACTATATTAGTTTTAGTTGTATATGGAGATGTAGATAAAAGGAAATCTTTAGTAAAAAAGATATCTAAAAATGGAGTAGTATTTAATTGTGATAAATTATCTGATATGGACTTGTTTAAATGGGTTAAGAAAAGATTTGAACTTAATAATGTTGTAATAGATAATGCACAAATAATGTACTTTATAGAGCAAGAAGGATATAGAGATAAAAATAGTGAAAAAACTTTATCTGACTTAGAAAATGAAATAAATAAAATAAGCTCTTTTGTTGGAAAAGAAAATAAAGTAACTAATGATATAATAGATCAACTTTCTCAAAAGAAAGTAGAGAATGATATTTTTAAATTAATTGATTATATAGGAGAAAAAAATTCTTCTGATGCAATGAAAATTTTAAGTGATATGCTTTATGAAGGTGAGTCTGTATTTGGAATATTTTCTATGATAGCAAGACAATTTAAAGTGATTATTCAGGTTAGACAATTACAATTACAGGGACATAGTTCAAAAAGTATAGCTGACAGATTAAAATTACATCCTTTTGTTGTAGGAAAAGCATTAAAACAAACTAAAAACTTTTCTGATGAAATTATAATAGATATATTAAATTCGATACTAGAAAGTGATTTTAAAATAAAAAATGGACTAGTTAGAGACACATTAGCTATAGAAATTTTAATAAGTAAATATTGCAAAAAAGATAAATAA
- the grpE gene encoding nucleotide exchange factor GrpE, with amino-acid sequence MEHKDTILEEEIVKDDTQEEVVENEETTEESQENVVDIEEKLEEKKLSDEIEALNDQYKRLQAEYANYRRRTQQEKETIGIFANEKILNELIPVIDSMERALEACTDKEDTMFKGVELVYKQLKDMITKFGLEEIEAQDADFDPNLHLAVMQESVDGVEPNKVVMVLQKGYKLGNKVLRASMVKVSC; translated from the coding sequence TTGGAACATAAGGATACTATCTTAGAAGAAGAAATAGTTAAAGATGATACTCAAGAAGAAGTAGTTGAAAATGAAGAAACTACTGAAGAGAGTCAAGAAAATGTAGTTGATATAGAAGAAAAGCTTGAAGAAAAAAAGTTAAGTGATGAAATAGAGGCTCTTAATGACCAATATAAAAGACTTCAAGCAGAATATGCAAATTATAGAAGAAGAACTCAACAAGAAAAAGAAACTATAGGTATATTTGCTAATGAAAAAATATTAAATGAATTAATACCTGTTATAGATAGTATGGAAAGAGCATTAGAAGCTTGTACAGATAAAGAAGATACTATGTTTAAAGGTGTAGAGCTAGTTTATAAGCAATTAAAAGATATGATAACAAAATTCGGTTTAGAAGAAATTGAAGCACAAGATGCAGATTTTGATCCTAACTTACATTTAGCAGTTATGCAAGAAAGTGTAGATGGAGTTGAACCAAATAAAGTTGTTATGGTACTTCAAAAAGGATATAAGCTAGGAAATAAAGTATTAAGAGCAAGTATGGTTAAGGTTTCTTGCTAA
- a CDS encoding APC family permease gives MDNELKKTLGLSTALSTVIGVVIGSGVFFKPQAIYTATNGGPGLGMIAWVIGGIITITAGLTAAEVSAAIPKTGGMMVYIEEIYGKQLGFLTGWMQTVLFFPGTIAALAVIFAKQILELLGYNSDANMMMVLVIAIVTILFIAFLNTVGSSLGGVIQTVSTVGKLVPLAVIIIFGFIKGNGNPILQPLVGPGATVTGALGQVLIATLFAYDGWINVGAIAGEMKDPGKDLPKAIVGGISIVMAVYIVINLAYLWVAPASELAQATAPAALVAERIFGNIGGKIITVGILISVFGALNGYLLTGPRVAYTLAVKKTLPASDTLAKLNKGGAPANSIWLIAILASVYALTGQFNLLTDLTVFTIWIFYVLTFIGVIKLRKERPELDRPYKVPLYPIIPAIAIIGGLFVIINQLLTAPLIAIGGIVITLIGIPVYSMTSKKN, from the coding sequence ATGGATAATGAACTCAAAAAAACGTTAGGTTTATCAACAGCACTTTCAACAGTAATAGGAGTAGTAATAGGTTCTGGGGTGTTCTTTAAGCCTCAAGCTATATATACTGCTACTAATGGTGGACCAGGACTTGGAATGATAGCGTGGGTAATAGGTGGTATCATAACTATAACAGCAGGACTAACAGCTGCAGAAGTATCAGCAGCCATACCAAAGACAGGTGGTATGATGGTATATATTGAGGAGATTTATGGTAAACAATTAGGTTTCTTAACTGGTTGGATGCAAACTGTATTATTCTTTCCAGGAACTATAGCAGCATTAGCTGTAATATTTGCAAAACAAATACTTGAATTATTAGGATATAATTCTGATGCAAATATGATGATGGTTTTAGTTATAGCTATAGTGACAATACTATTTATAGCATTTTTAAATACAGTAGGTTCATCTTTAGGAGGAGTAATACAGACTGTATCTACAGTAGGTAAGCTTGTACCATTAGCCGTTATCATAATATTTGGATTTATAAAAGGTAATGGAAACCCAATACTTCAACCTTTAGTTGGACCAGGTGCAACAGTAACAGGAGCACTAGGACAAGTATTAATAGCAACATTATTTGCATATGATGGTTGGATAAATGTTGGAGCTATAGCTGGAGAAATGAAAGACCCAGGTAAGGATTTGCCAAAAGCAATAGTTGGAGGTATATCTATAGTAATGGCTGTATATATAGTTATAAACTTAGCTTATCTATGGGTTGCACCAGCTTCAGAATTAGCACAAGCTACAGCACCAGCTGCACTTGTTGCAGAAAGAATTTTTGGTAATATAGGAGGTAAAATAATAACAGTAGGTATACTAATATCAGTATTTGGAGCACTTAATGGATACTTACTAACAGGTCCAAGGGTAGCTTACACATTAGCTGTTAAAAAAACATTACCAGCAAGTGATACTTTAGCTAAGTTAAATAAAGGTGGAGCACCTGCAAATTCTATTTGGTTAATAGCTATTTTAGCATCAGTATATGCTCTAACTGGACAATTCAACCTTTTAACTGACTTAACTGTTTTCACAATATGGATATTCTATGTATTAACATTTATAGGTGTTATCAAGCTTCGTAAGGAAAGACCAGAATTAGATAGACCTTATAAAGTACCTCTATATCCCATTATACCAGCTATAGCTATAATAGGAGGTTTATTTGTTATAATAAATCAATTGCTAACAGCTCCATTAATTGCTATAGGTGGTATTGTAATAACATTAATAGGCATACCTGTATATTCAATGACAAGTAAAAAGAACTAA
- the rpsT gene encoding 30S ribosomal protein S20, with protein MANIKSAKKRIKVIEKKTALNRARKSQLKTAIRRFEEAVAAGNREEAVAKFQFAQKKIYQVASKGTIHKNAASRKVAKLAQKLNGMNA; from the coding sequence ATGGCAAACATAAAATCAGCTAAGAAAAGAATAAAAGTTATCGAAAAGAAAACTGCTTTAAATAGAGCTAGAAAATCTCAATTAAAAACTGCAATAAGAAGATTCGAAGAAGCTGTTGCAGCAGGAAACAGAGAAGAGGCTGTTGCTAAGTTCCAATTTGCTCAAAAGAAAATATATCAAGTAGCTTCTAAAGGAACTATACACAAGAATGCAGCATCTAGAAAAGTTGCTAAATTAGCTCAAAAATTAAACGGAATGAACGCTTAA
- the lepA gene encoding translation elongation factor 4 — protein MDNKQSRTRNFSIIAHIDHGKSTLADRLIQKTGLVSEREMKDQLLDNMDLERERGITIKLQNIRLVYKAKDGNEYFLNLIDTPGHVDFNYEVSRSLAACEGALLVVDAAQGVEAQTLANVYLALDQDLEILPVINKIDLPSARPDEIKAEIEDIIGLDASDAPLISAKSGLNIEDVLEAIVEKVPAPTGDKEAPLKALIFDSYYDAYKGVVAYVRVFEGSVKKGMTIKMMNTNKKFEVTEVGVMAPGQRELDELSAGDVGYIAASIKDIRSCQVGDTITDADNPTDEPMAGYKKATPMVYCGIYPGEGEKYENVRDALEKMQINDAALEFEAETSAALGFGFRCGFLGLLHMEIIQERLEREYDLNLVTTAPSVIYRVTKNDGEVVMIQNPTNLPEPSEIKMIEEPIVKGDIIVPKDYVGTVMELCQERRGTMINMEYIDEKRVMLHYDLPLNEVVYDFFDALKSRTRGYGSLDYEVKGYVPSTLVKLDILINKEQVDALSFIVHESRAYSRGKAMCEKLKNEIPRHQFAVPIQAAVGNKVIARETISALRKDVLAKCYGGDISRKKKLLEKQKEGKKRMRQIGSVEVPQKAFMSVLKLDE, from the coding sequence GTGGACAATAAACAAAGTAGAACTAGAAACTTTAGTATAATAGCACATATAGATCACGGAAAGTCTACCTTAGCGGATAGATTAATACAAAAAACTGGACTTGTTAGTGAAAGAGAAATGAAAGATCAGTTATTAGATAACATGGATCTTGAAAGAGAAAGAGGAATCACTATAAAGCTTCAAAATATAAGATTAGTATATAAAGCTAAGGATGGAAATGAGTATTTCTTAAATCTTATAGATACTCCAGGACACGTAGACTTTAACTATGAAGTATCAAGAAGTTTAGCGGCTTGTGAGGGAGCTCTATTAGTAGTAGATGCAGCTCAAGGTGTTGAAGCTCAAACTTTAGCTAATGTTTACTTAGCATTAGATCAAGATTTAGAAATTTTACCTGTAATAAATAAGATAGATCTTCCAAGTGCAAGACCAGATGAAATAAAAGCAGAGATAGAGGATATAATAGGTCTTGATGCAAGTGATGCTCCACTTATATCAGCTAAAAGTGGATTAAATATAGAAGATGTATTAGAAGCTATAGTAGAGAAGGTACCTGCTCCAACAGGAGATAAAGAAGCACCATTAAAAGCATTAATATTTGACTCTTATTATGATGCATATAAAGGAGTTGTAGCTTACGTTAGAGTATTCGAAGGTAGCGTAAAAAAAGGTATGACTATAAAGATGATGAACACTAACAAAAAGTTTGAAGTAACAGAAGTTGGTGTAATGGCTCCAGGACAAAGAGAACTTGATGAATTATCGGCAGGAGATGTTGGATACATAGCAGCAAGTATAAAAGATATAAGAAGTTGTCAAGTTGGGGATACAATAACAGATGCAGATAATCCAACTGATGAGCCAATGGCAGGATATAAAAAAGCAACTCCAATGGTTTACTGTGGTATATATCCTGGTGAAGGAGAAAAGTACGAAAATGTAAGAGACGCACTTGAAAAAATGCAAATAAATGATGCAGCACTTGAATTTGAAGCTGAAACTTCAGCTGCATTAGGATTTGGATTTAGATGTGGATTCTTAGGTTTACTTCACATGGAAATAATACAAGAAAGATTAGAGAGAGAATATGATCTTAACTTAGTTACTACAGCGCCATCTGTTATATACAGAGTAACTAAAAATGATGGTGAAGTTGTTATGATACAAAATCCAACTAACTTACCAGAACCAAGTGAAATAAAAATGATAGAAGAACCAATAGTTAAAGGAGATATAATTGTTCCTAAAGATTATGTAGGTACTGTTATGGAACTATGTCAAGAAAGACGTGGAACAATGATAAATATGGAGTATATAGATGAAAAGAGAGTCATGCTTCATTATGATCTACCTTTAAACGAGGTTGTATATGATTTCTTTGATGCATTAAAGTCAAGAACTAGAGGTTATGGATCTTTAGATTACGAAGTTAAAGGATATGTTCCTTCAACTCTTGTTAAACTTGATATATTAATAAACAAAGAACAAGTAGATGCACTTAGCTTTATAGTTCACGAATCTCGTGCTTACTCAAGAGGTAAGGCTATGTGTGAAAAACTTAAAAATGAAATTCCTAGACATCAATTTGCAGTGCCTATACAAGCAGCTGTTGGTAATAAGGTAATAGCAAGAGAAACTATAAGTGCACTTAGAAAAGACGTTCTTGCTAAGTGTTACGGAGGAGATATATCTCGTAAGAAGAAACTTCTTGAAAAGCAAAAAGAAGGTAAGAAACGTATGAGACAAATAGGATCTGTTGAAGTTCCACAAAAGGCATTTATGTCAGTATTAAAATTAGATGAATAG